The Prochlorococcus marinus str. MIT 1214 sequence CTACTGAATCAATTAATTAAATTGATAAATAATATTCATCTCATGGGGCTTTGCGTCCTCGCTTATACGTAATTAGGCTTCACACATTTTTGATAAAAATATATCAGGTTCTAGATTGACATAAATTTCACTAATAAAAAATTTCGCATGATATTTATGCAGCTTCTACCTTTTTGAATGCTTTCTCGTACATTTCACCTGTTCCATCAGGTTGGAATTTTGCGCAATTAGCATCGTGAACCTCTTTTGCATGGCCCATCGCCTTAGCTATGTTCTTTGTGGGAAACCCACTTGCATGACAAGCTTTTGCATATCTATGCGGAAGGGTGCTTGTTTATTCGAAAATAATTTTGCTATCTAATGATCATGACCATGATGATGTCCCTTCTGGTCATCTTTGTTATCGTGTTCTTCTGTCTATTCTTCCGAAGCCATTTGGCAAACAGTTACAAGAAGAGGTGTAAATAGAGAAAAAGCAGCGAACAAAGAGATCGCGAACTTACGCATTGAAAGATTCTGAAAATAGCATTCATTTTAAATTTATATACTTTTTGCATCCATGACTTTTATTGTGGCAAATTAAGTATTTCACTTGATCGCATAAAACGGTATCAACCGCTACACTTTATGTACGTTCGATTTCCTCAGGGAAATGCATGTTTAGGTAACAGGGAACGGGGTTACCTCTACCGAGAAACGTGATGAATCACCTTCCTTTAATCAGAAAAAGCCTTTGCAAGAAAAGCTCACTCCACAACGCTGAGTTGTTTCTATCTTCCAGACCAAGTCATTCAAGCTCAACCAAATTAAATATTCGGCTACTTGAGCAAAAGGCAAAAAGAAAAGCAATACATCAGTCCGAACTGAATCTTGCTTCTAGATGCAGCACTAACTCCTCCAGCTTGAATAGCCACTTAGCCAGAAAAAAAGAGCGAGAGCAAAGATTGCACTCAGCACAAATCATCTCGATGATTAAATAAACTTTTCTTATAAGAAGCATCAATTCCCATAATCAAAAACTGTGAGTAAAAACTCACAGCATGGCTAATTGTTCTTTATATTTGCTTCATATTTCATTTTTTGCCATGACTCCTGAAGCAGAAAAGTTTAACGGTTGGGCAGCAATGCTTGGCTTCGTTGCAGCCTTTGGTGCATATGCAACAACAGGTCAAATTATTCCTGGAATTTTCTAAGTGGAGCTCAATCCATTTAAACCCTATCAACAATTTTTTCAAAACCTATTGAAAAGATCTAACAAAAGTTCTTAGCGGTCTGGTTAAGAACTTTTTTTTTTCAACTAAAATTTTGTTTTAATTAAACGTCTGTTCCGTAGTAGTTGAATTGATTAAAATTTCATAAATCTATTTCTGGCCTCTAATGGCTTTTCTCAGCTATGGAAGCTATAGAGAGGAGAGAACCCCTGCGGTTAAGACGAGTAGTAAGAAGTAGTCCATTGCTTATCTTTTAGTAATCCATATGTACCCAAAACAGGGTTAACAATAAGGAGGATCCAATACAGCAAAGGTTGACCAGAATCGACAATAATTCCCACATTAAGAGTATTGAATACTGCAACTATCAATAAGCAAGACATCAAGCCCAACTCACCTAATAACACTTTCCGAGCAGATTCATGTTCTCTAATGAAACTTGCAACTATCAATAAGAATCCAATACCTATATTGCTTGCAGCGACGACATCAACAAAGTCTCTCACAAATAACATTGTTTCGCCTGAGACTGATGGGACAATGGTATCAACTGAGAAAATCAACAATGGGATGAGTATTACAACCCAATACAATTTGAAGAGATCCAACGGTTTTTAGAATCGTTTTTATTCATATATATAGAATTTTTGAGTCGAAGTTGCAGGACTTGTTGGTTCTCACTTGACATTAGCCATGAATTTTAAAAACCAAAACGACTCCTTAATCAAGGAAAATACATTGAACCTAAAAAACAAATTCACATCAAAGTCATCGCAAGCTCAAATAGGAACCCAAGAGACAAGAATAAGAAATGACCGCCAAGCAGTTTTTCAGGTTGTACGAGATTTAGTACAGGCTCAATTTGTTCGAGGTGATGAAGAGTTAACTAAGAGGCTTTGGCAGGATGTTGCAGATAGAAAGATTGACTTGGACCGTGTGATAAATCTTATGTATACCTGTGCTTTTCATGAAGACGATGAAGAAATGACCAGAGTTGATGAGACTTATCAAAAGACAGGCTTGGTTGGTTGAAATGATTTTTATCACCTACGGTCACAAAATATAAATAAGACAAAATCTTGGACATCGACAACGTTGTGGAGTTGTATCATTTGTATTTCATATTTTTCTCTTTATTAGGCGATTATTTAGTATCTTTATCTCGCCAATCTCTTTTTAATGCATAGTCTTTGCTGTTATCTAGGTAAACCACCAAAAAACCAAATAAAAGTCCAATAAAAGCAACTAAAATTACAAGTTGATTAATCGGAGAAAGATTTTGTAAGAAATTCATTAAAAATATCTAATTATTAATTTATAGTCCCCTTTCATATTTTTTAATGACTCACTTTATAAATCTTGTTTAGACCTTTCGAGTCTTTTGATTGGATGAATTCCTATTTGAAGGATGAAACCTAAGCTGATCTCTAAAATCCTCATCACTCCAATAGTAATCATCGTAAAAGGAAAAAGCTGACATAGCGACACCAGCTGTAAGGAGCGCTCCCACGATCAAAACAATATATAGAAGGGAATAAGAAGGTACCCAATTACCTGTTCCAGAAATAAAAGCAAAAGGCATAGTGGCGAGACAAATTAGATTTCCATACAACTACATTCGCTAAGGTAATGATTTTTACTACCTGAAAGAAATACCCAATTTTAAATTTCTAATAATTGCTCAAGAAAGATACTTCCTCTCTCCTTTGGATTCAAACCAAATGAACTTCTGGATAACCTCTATTTTAAAAAGCAGACCTGATCCAGATGTTCTTTATGAAAAAGATTAGATGGGAAAAGTTTTCTCATTTTTTTTAGTTTCTTAGTCGTATAGCGAAACTTTTTATGATTTGCGAGCAAAGGGACAGGATTTCGACGACTGTCACCTCTCTGACTAGAGTTTGATCCGCAACGCAGCTTTTAACCTTGTTACTCGCTCTTATGTGATAAAAATATGAAGTTATTTAAAACTAATGTTCGGTTGAGGTAGTGCTTTCCAAACTTTGCTTGTTCTCTGGTTGATGTTCACCTATAAATCAATTGAGGCCAAACCTCATCAAGACATAATTGACTTTATATAGTACGAGTCAATTAATAACCCCTTTAGTTATTGGAATTTCTAGAGGGGTTTCTTGTTTTAACCTTTTTTTACTTGATCCACAAAAATGGGGGCTAATGCCCCCAGGATAAATCGACTATCAACCGAGCTTTTAGTCTATAAGAATGAAAAGCCTAAGAAAATCAAAGACAATGATGAGAAAATCAAAAGCATTTCAGTAAATTTCATTTAAAACCTCCTAAAGGACTACTCTTCTAGGCTGTGGGAAGGATTCAGGCTTAGAGCAAAAACCATACGTTAGGCACTCCAACTCTTTATCGTCCCTGATCTTCCACAAATAAGGTGAATCGAACATTTCAACCATAATATTTTTAAGCATATGGTTGAAGGGGTTTCCGCAGGTCATAACTAAACCTCCTGAAAATCCTTAATACATTTCTACTCCCGAAGCTAGTAAAAATCTATATGGAGACCACTAAAGTATTTACTATTGTCGTTGCTGATTGCTATCGAAGTTAAAGGGGGGGGTGGGAGACTCAACACAGCCCTTAAAAAAAGAATGATCTATTAAAGTCACAGTAAGAAAAAGCATCTTTTATTATCTTGCTTTTACTAGATCAGAATCGGAGAAGCAAAAAGAAGAAGAGAACCTGGTTTACCTCCAAAAGCCAAAAAAGAAAAGAAAACAAGAACTAACGAAAGTCAGTTCTCATGGTCACAATTTTCGATTAACAAATTAAAGAGTCAATACCCGGCTGCACCGTTTGTAACCACTGCTTTGATTTTAATAGTTTTACAATGGGGGTTCTCGCTAAATAGCTGAATACCTAAATGGAATTCTTTGATGAGTTCGAAATAATTGGTGGAAGCATTCCTAATTTGATCGGTTTAGCGGTTTTCTGCGGTGTAGTTATTTATTTTGAACAAACTAGAAAAGCAAAAGTCAGACGAGGAGAGAAAGTACCTCCTCATCAATAAATGATTCTCTTCGCTAAAGCTCAAATCATTGGTGGAATCGTTCCCAATCTGATTGCTTTTGCTTTTTTCCTTGGTGCGATTGGATACTTTGCTTCAACGGGGAAAATGGCTGAAATGTTCGGCTGGAAAAACAAGAATTAACAGCTATAAAAGTTACGGCGGGGTTGGAAAAAGATTGCAGATATTTACTGTGTTAAGCCTACAACTGTTAGGCGGTGGTCAATGGCTTAAAAATTAGAGTTTCACCAAGTAGGAAATGAACCAAGCGGCAAAAATAACTTTTCCAAAAATGAGATAAGGAAGAAACTTAAAAGCCTTCTTTTCGAATGCTGCTTTATCAAATGTTGGTTTATCAGTTGAAGTCATGAGAAAGGAGCAACTGAATTTCTAGCGGGGTTAAATCACTATTTTCTATTCCCCAAAGCTCACCTATATCTGAAGCTTCAAGGATGGATTCGTAAAAATCGGGTGAAAAATTTGAAGGCATTATTCTAATTAAACGATTACGGAAGAAGCAACATTAAATGAACCAGATGCTAATAGAAGGGCAGGGATACAGAAAAGAGCTAAGAACTTAACTGCTGAAGAATTATTGATTGAAGTCATGGCAGAGAGAGGGTTAAAAATTTTCGGTGATACAAGGGTTGAACATTCCATTCACCGATTTGACAAATATAAAGAGTACTCTTGAAGTAATGATGTTCGGTTGGGGTAGTGCTTCCCTACTCCCATCCAATAAAAAGAAGGGTTAGACCGAAGGTGTAAGAAAGGAGGCTTTATGAAACTCTTTACTCCCTTCACCATCCCCAAAAGAGACAACTGCGATCTTTGCAGGATTAAAAGGAATAATCAGAAGAGGGGCAAATAGCCTCTCTTTTTTATTACTGCTGCAAAAATGTATCCGAGGATGCGGCACCCTAAAAATGCGTGCGATACAAATAAATCAAGAGTTACCTCTCCACAATGGCAAAAGAACTTAAGGTTTCTTCGTCCTTTATAAGGGTTGGCGTGAGTGTACTTCTTTCGCTGGGAAAGCTACATTCTCTAACTATTTAAATTCCTCTCAGGAATAGATTTGATTTCGTTTTCGACCATTTGTTTCCACATAGGTGAATTACTTGCCAAGAAGAGAACTCCAATAGCAGCGATAAAAGGGAATAGATTTTTAAATTGCTTCATTTCTACTGTTGTTGCTGCTGAATTTGCTCATAGAAAGTGGAAGGCTTTTTGATTGTTGTCCGATATTCGCTAACGATGTCAGTAACTTCTTCACCATGAATCCAACGGATTTCGCCAGAATCTACGTTGGCAATTTGAAAGAGTGAGGGTGCATCAGGATCACGAGAGCCGCCAACAAAAGTAAGAACTTTTCCAATTTGGTCCTTTTCATATAGAACAGCGTCCCCTGGTCTGACTTTTAAAAATAAAGGTTCATCCATAAGTCCATTCTGTCCAAATCCATCAAGCAAGGGAAGTATCCTTTTAGACCAAATTTCTAAGTCTGTTAAGTCAAGTAGTTTCAGACAGTATTTGCCTAAGAAATAAAGCTATCACTAGCGAGTAAAGACTCAGGAGATCCCGCTGAGATCCCAGTCTCACTTTCCCATTAAAAAAGACAGGCTGGGAAACCTGTCTCTGACTGATCGGGGCGACAGGATTCGAACCAAGAAGAAAAGGAAGACCTTCTATAGAAGAGATACCTCTGCCTCCTCACGTACAACGAGCACTTGTTCTTAGAGGTAATGGATCGTCATGGAAAGATGCTGCTGAATCAGTTGGAATGGATTATCGAACACTCAGGAAATACGTACGAGATCATCCTGATGCAACTGATTTCCTGGAACGTCAAACGCAAGATGCACTCGATCAAAGCCATAGCAAACTCATTGCAGCAGCACCTGCAGCGGCACAAAGACTAATCGATGTTATTAATGACGAGAACAATAGAGGTTATGTTGTTGTTCAAGCAGTAGAGAGTTTATTTAGGATTATTGATCGAGGTATTACAGATCGAGAGAACGCTGAGCAACTAAGAGAAATTAAAGAATCTATCAATGCTCTTGAAGGAGGGAGAGTTGTTGATATGTAGCTTTCCCTTCCGTGTCAGTGCCATCAATAAACATGACGATGCGCCAGTCACCTGTTTCCATGAACGTCATTTTTAAACCTGTTTAATTGACTTCGAATGTGACTCCCATCACAGCAGTAATGTCTTTATTAATTGTGCTTGTGTCATAAGACCCCCAGCTACTTACTCTTGTTGAATTAGGTACTGTTATTTGGAAAACGCCAGTATCAACCTTCCTTACATTGCCAAGTTCTGAACCCGTTTGATAGACAATAGCTTCAGCTCTTGTATGTGCATCTTTTGTGGCTTTTGCAAGCATATCTACCCGTTTTGCTGCGAGTGTTGTATATGTATACTCTGGTCGACTTGGCCTTACAAGAACTCCTTTACCCAGTAGTTCACTCATCTGTCTATATGTTTGATCAATATTAAAAACATCATTGCTTTCAATTTCGATCCATTGTGTAGTGACCCATTTCTTAGAAATTATTTCACCTGTTTTAGGGTTTTTATTTATTTCTTTTGAGGTTGAGGCAGGTAATAGAGCAACTGATTGGTAGTCATTGTTCTTAACGTCATAACGATCAAGAAAAGTCATTGTTTTTTCGATAGATACTTTATGTTTTTTATATGAATCAATCTGAGAATTTCCTGTCGTTTCAACCTTAATGTCCCATTTTGCAAAATCACTTTCTATTCGCTCTGTACTTGCTCCAGTAACTGTGATGCTGTTTGCTGCAGGTTTTAGACCATCAACCAAAATCTTTGATGCACTTGTAAATCCAATAAGCCCACCAATTGATAAGACTGTTGTAGCAAAAACTAGAGGAGGAGTGCGTCGAATAATTTCAACCGCATTAAAAGGTAAAGCTCTTATGAGAGATAGAACTTTCATTGGATTCAATTGTGAGGAGTTGTATCTAGCGAAAAATCAATTCAATTTGAATAGATGAATCTCTGGCTTTCTTTGATTGACCAAGGAACTGGTATTTCGCTTCCCATCGGGACATCATTAGATGGCGTTCCGATTTGTGAGTTGGTTCCTGATGATGCAATACCTTGATCCAGCCCGCAAGAGTTTGAATGTACTAATTGATCGATATATACATTTTTTACTTGATGCCTAATAGAACCAGATCAGCTAGAAAGGTAAGAAGAAAAGAAGATGAAGGCTGATGGCTGAAAAGCAGACAGCGACAAAAAAGGTTCTTGAATTGATTGGAGATTCCTTGAAGAAGGGGAAAAACTATTCTCTTGAGAAGGAGCAACTCAAAGAACTTTTTGATGATTTTGGGGATGAAATCCTTGATCCAATGAAGTCAAAGCATGGCGAGAAATACATACAAAAACTATCCAAGGAACATGAAAACTTAGAAGCTTTCAGAGATTACATTATTAATAGATTCGTTAGCTTAGTTGCGCAAAAATCATTTAATGAATACGGGATGTTTGAGGAACCAGAGTATGTCAAACTCATTCTCGCCCTCGCTAAAACCGATGAGGAAGTGCTCATTAAAGAATTTTCTGAAGATATCCTGACTACATACGATCTGGAAACACAGCGTGAGATCGTAGAGCATGGCTGCATGAATGGCAGAGCTTATAATCATGCTTCCCTTGAAGAAATTATTCCTCTCTACGATAAATATGAAGAAGACATGGTGAAGTATATCGATAAAAAATGTGGGGAGAAGGCTCTTACCTCGATGTTTGAGCAAAACAAATATTATCTTAACCAATATAAAATTGATGTAGTTTGGTCATCTATAGAGCTCATAGCAAAGGCAAACCTAGAAAAATTAGACGAGGAAGACGAGGAGGAGGAAGACTAATGACTCAAAAGCAGACAGCGACAAAAAAGGTTCTTGAATTGATTGGAGATTCCTTGAAGAAGGGGAAAAACTATTCTCTTGAGAAGGAGCAACTCAAAGAACTTTTTGATGATTTTGGGGATGAAATCCTTGATCCAATGAAGTCAAAGCATGGCGAGAAATACATACAAAAACTATCCAAGGAACATGAAAACTTAGAAGCTTTCAGAGATTACATTATTAATAGATTCGTTAGCTTAGTTGCGCAAAAATCATTTAATGAATACGGGATGTTTGAGGAACCAGAGGGGATCGAACTCTTTCTCACCCTTATCAAAACGGATGAAACTGATAAGAAAATTGAAAGGAACGTGAACGTCTCTATTGAGCATTACACACCAAGCAATTCTTTAACTAAAGAAACTAGCTCTTTCTTTAGAAGTTGCTCAATGGGCTTAGGAGGTGGTGTAACTCCATTTTTTTTAAGCAAAGCTACTAAGCCCGATTTATTTAAATTCCAGAAACCTTTTATTCCATTCTTTTTACATAATTCTTGCAAGGTTTTATTAGTTTGATTCCAGCTTCCTTGTCCGAGTAGAGCCTTAACCTTTTTACTTTGAGTAAGTTGAGGAGTTCCAGAGAGTTGAGTTGCAGATCTCAATTCCGCATCCATTTCTTTCAGACTTCTAGCATCAGATTTAGCTACTTCTCTCAAATTGGCACGTAGAGAATCAGCTATCCGTCCCATGATCTTCCTGAAGTTTCTTGTTCATTGATTCTTGTTTTTTTATTAGTACATCAAGTTTCTCCTTTGAGCTAGTCCAACGATTAATAAATTTGATCACTGCTCTTATTAAACGTCCAATAAATGATCCCCCTTGATATGTTTTTCTCCCTTTTTCATATGCTTGATATTCTGCAACCAACTCATCACCAGCATCTTCTAATTCACCAATAACACCAGTCACAATATCAAGCATTTCATAAGCTTCTGCTCTGACTGAAGCTTCCCGTTCTGCTATTGCGCGAAGTTTTTCCTCAAGGACCTTCATTGCTTCCTGACTTTTTCTTGCCTGTCCCTTATAAGCTCCACGACTTCTCATCAGGCTCGAATAATTCTTTCGAATTTCCAAATAGGATTCTTCTAAAGCAGTTCTATCAAGATTGAAAACATCAGAAGGGTATGCAGCAGTAGAGGGAATTGTCTTTGGCATTAGAGAAAGATTAATTGAACCTTGATATCAAAAAAATTTCCATAAGATAATCTCATGATTTACCCAAAATAATCAAAGATAAAACCAATGCCTTACAAGTGTTTACTTATCTCGAGAAATCATATCAACGAATTTCATTTATAGAACTTTAAAGGCCTCCTAGATTACAAATTCAATTTGATTATCATTCTTTTTGGCTACGTTTTTGATACTCAGTCAGGAACATGAATTAACCTATAAGCGTGAAAAATGCCAGCCCAAAATCGATTCTTAACGAGATTCGACGAATTGAGGATATACCAGGATTTGTATATGTAATTAGGAACAAAGATCTCTATAAAATTGGTATTACTGTCTCTATCAAGAGAAGAGTAAAGGAACTAAAACCAGATGAAGTTGTAGCAGTTAAAGAAGCTTCCAATATTCGTGGAATAGAAAAGCTCCTACATAAGCGCTACAAGCATTGTCGAGTTCCTCAAACGGAGTACTTCAGGCTAAACAATGAAGAGGTAATTGAGGTTATAAATCTTCTAGGTGGAGAAGTTGCGAGTTCCTATTCCATAGCTCCTTCAATACAAAAAGAACTTCAGCAACTTGAGAAAATAGCCAAAAGAAAAGTCAAATTTAAGCTCACACCTGAAATTCAAAGCGTTATTGATGAGCTACAAGACACTATATTCAACAGCTATAGCGGCGAATCTCTTTGGGAAGAAGTACCACTAATAGAAAACGGAATAGAGATTGGAAGAGAGTCCTCCTATTTTGCTTATGCAAAAATCAAAGCAGAAAGTCCTGATATAGATATCAAGGTTCCACTTTCTGAAGATTTACTAAATGCGATTGAAAGACTTTGGTCAAGAGAAGACTTGTTCTTATCAGTTGCACGAGCAGAGACAGCCGATGAAGCTCAAGAATCAGCGAACGAAATATTAAGGGACTTCTTGCTAATTCTTTGCTGGGGCTATTGGGAAGGATCTATTACGCTTAGCTCTGATGGGGAAAGTTCTGCTCGGTCTCATGTAGAAATAATGGAAGACACCTTGAGAAGCCTGGGGGTTTGGTACACGACAGAATCACCAGCTAAGCGTAGAGAGTTAGAAGCTCTTAAGGGTTGGAGAAGCAAAAAACTGAAAAGTCTCTTTTGAAAAGATGGACTTTTTGGCTTTGTTGGATACTTGGATTAATAATTTTCCCTAATCCCTTATTTGGCTGGATCTTATTTTCTCCTCTTATCTACTTGCTTTGGTCCTGGCTAAAAAATAATTTGTTGTGATTACTCTTCTTACTTTTGGAGAGGCTCAGATTATTGGTGGCATCGTTCCCAATCTGATTGCTTTTGGTTTGTTCCTTGGAGCTATTGGATACTTCGCTTCAACTGGAAGAATGGCTGAGATGTTCGGCTGGAAAAACAAGAAATAAAGCTATTACTAGCGAGTCAATACTCAAGAGGGACCCGTGAGGGACCTTGAGCGTATTCCCATTAAAAAAGACAGGCTGGGAAACCTGTCTATGACTGATCGGGGCGACAGGATTCGAACCTGCGACCTAGTGCTCCCAAAGCACCCGCGCTACCAAGCTGCGCCACGCCCCGCCAACTAAGATTG is a genomic window containing:
- a CDS encoding high light inducible protein encodes the protein MTPEAEKFNGWAAMLGFVAAFGAYATTGQIIPGIF
- a CDS encoding DUF3104 domain-containing protein, which gives rise to MLDGFGQNGLMDEPLFLKVRPGDAVLYEKDQIGKVLTFVGGSRDPDAPSLFQIANVDSGEIRWIHGEEVTDIVSEYRTTIKKPSTFYEQIQQQQQ
- a CDS encoding SIMPL domain-containing protein (The SIMPL domain is named for its presence in mouse protein SIMPL (signalling molecule that associates with mouse pelle-like kinase). Bacterial member BP26, from Brucella, was shown to assemble into a channel-like structure, while YggE from E. coli has been associated with resistance to oxidative stress.); amino-acid sequence: MKVLSLIRALPFNAVEIIRRTPPLVFATTVLSIGGLIGFTSASKILVDGLKPAANSITVTGASTERIESDFAKWDIKVETTGNSQIDSYKKHKVSIEKTMTFLDRYDVKNNDYQSVALLPASTSKEINKNPKTGEIISKKWVTTQWIEIESNDVFNIDQTYRQMSELLGKGVLVRPSRPEYTYTTLAAKRVDMLAKATKDAHTRAEAIVYQTGSELGNVRKVDTGVFQITVPNSTRVSSWGSYDTSTINKDITAVMGVTFEVN
- a CDS encoding GIY-YIG nuclease family protein, with the protein product MKNASPKSILNEIRRIEDIPGFVYVIRNKDLYKIGITVSIKRRVKELKPDEVVAVKEASNIRGIEKLLHKRYKHCRVPQTEYFRLNNEEVIEVINLLGGEVASSYSIAPSIQKELQQLEKIAKRKVKFKLTPEIQSVIDELQDTIFNSYSGESLWEEVPLIENGIEIGRESSYFAYAKIKAESPDIDIKVPLSEDLLNAIERLWSREDLFLSVARAETADEAQESANEILRDFLLILCWGYWEGSITLSSDGESSARSHVEIMEDTLRSLGVWYTTESPAKRRELEALKGWRSKKLKSLF